A window of Kribbella amoyensis contains these coding sequences:
- a CDS encoding ABC transporter permease: MKFLLQRLAFYLFTAWAAITINFFIPRLIPGDPVTSLITKFQGQMSTEAINSLYVLFGLDKDAGVWSQYVDYWGQVFRGDLGLSFTFFPTPVSDILGQSLPWTIALVGITTFASFVIGTGLGVLAGWRRGSWLDGLLPVATFLSSIPYFWLGLIAIALLAGQGSFFPSSGGYEPGLVPAWDGTFIGSAVQHSLLPALTILISSVSGWILSMRNMMVTVASEDYITVAHAKGLTERRVMLGYAARNALLPNVSGFALSLGFIVGGTLLVEIVFSYPGIGYNLFQAVGAKDYPLMQGVFLVITISVLVANLIADIAYLLLDPRTRKEG, encoded by the coding sequence GTGAAGTTCCTGCTGCAGCGGCTGGCGTTCTACCTGTTCACCGCCTGGGCCGCGATCACGATCAACTTCTTCATCCCGCGGCTGATCCCGGGCGACCCGGTGACCTCGTTGATCACCAAGTTCCAGGGCCAGATGAGCACCGAGGCGATCAACTCCTTGTACGTGCTGTTCGGGCTGGACAAGGACGCCGGAGTGTGGAGCCAGTACGTCGACTACTGGGGCCAGGTGTTCCGCGGCGACCTCGGGTTGTCGTTCACGTTCTTCCCGACGCCGGTGTCGGACATCCTCGGCCAGAGCCTGCCGTGGACGATCGCGCTGGTCGGCATCACCACGTTCGCGAGTTTCGTGATCGGGACCGGGCTCGGCGTGCTGGCGGGGTGGCGCCGGGGGTCCTGGCTGGACGGGTTGTTGCCGGTGGCCACCTTCTTGTCGTCGATCCCGTACTTCTGGCTCGGGCTGATCGCGATCGCGCTGCTGGCCGGACAGGGCAGCTTCTTCCCGTCGTCCGGCGGGTACGAGCCCGGCCTGGTCCCGGCCTGGGACGGCACCTTCATCGGCAGCGCGGTCCAGCACAGCCTGCTGCCGGCGCTGACGATCCTGATCTCGTCGGTGAGCGGCTGGATCCTCAGCATGCGGAACATGATGGTCACGGTCGCGTCCGAGGACTACATCACCGTCGCGCACGCCAAGGGCCTGACCGAGCGCCGGGTGATGCTCGGGTACGCGGCCCGCAACGCGTTGCTGCCGAACGTGTCCGGGTTCGCGCTGTCGCTCGGGTTCATCGTCGGCGGCACCCTGCTGGTGGAGATCGTCTTCTCCTACCCGGGGATCGGCTACAACCTGTTCCAGGCTGTCGGCGCCAAGGACTACCCGCTGATGCAGGGGGTCTTCCTGGTGATCACGATCTCGGTCCTGGTGGCCAACCTGATCGCCGACATCGCGTACCTGCTGCTCGACCCGCGTACCCGGAAGGAGGGCTGA
- a CDS encoding ABC transporter ATP-binding protein gives MTATQTEPTTGDVVLEAENLTKHFPVRRGLRTLFTRDRPTVHAVDDIQLTLRRGQVTALVGESGSGKSTVARLLAQLYSRTSGDIRLHGESVTVHGGRKFRAYCRQVQMIFQDPFASLNPVHTVRYHLTRSLRIHGRAGNSAAELERNLRDLLGRVQLTPPERYLDKFPHELSGGQRQRVSIARALGADPQALLADEPVSMLDVSIRLGVLNLLRDLKERLDLAILYITHDIASARYFADETLVMYAGRMVEGGDSESVTQRPAHPYTRLLIESAPDPDRLDRVGDARPAPDDAGGGEPPSLIAPPAGCRFNPRCPSALPKCSTDLPPRFELPVVDGSKGHWAACWLYEEGAAR, from the coding sequence GCACCCTGTTCACCCGCGACCGCCCGACGGTGCACGCGGTGGACGACATCCAGCTGACCCTGCGCCGCGGCCAGGTCACCGCCCTGGTCGGCGAGTCCGGCTCCGGCAAGTCCACGGTCGCGCGCCTGCTCGCCCAGCTGTACTCGCGGACCTCCGGCGACATCCGGTTGCACGGCGAGTCGGTGACCGTGCACGGCGGGCGGAAGTTCCGCGCGTACTGCCGGCAGGTGCAGATGATCTTCCAGGACCCGTTCGCCTCGCTGAATCCAGTCCACACCGTCCGGTACCACCTGACCCGGTCGCTGCGGATCCACGGCCGGGCCGGGAACTCCGCGGCCGAGCTGGAGCGGAACCTGCGCGACCTGCTCGGCCGGGTCCAGCTGACGCCGCCCGAGCGGTACCTGGACAAGTTCCCGCACGAGTTGTCCGGCGGGCAGCGGCAACGGGTGTCGATCGCCCGCGCGCTCGGCGCCGACCCGCAGGCGCTGCTCGCCGACGAACCGGTGTCGATGCTGGACGTGTCGATCCGGCTCGGCGTGCTGAACCTGCTCCGCGATCTCAAGGAGCGGCTCGACCTGGCCATCCTCTACATCACCCACGACATCGCCTCGGCCCGGTACTTCGCCGACGAGACCCTGGTGATGTACGCCGGCCGGATGGTCGAGGGCGGGGACTCCGAGTCCGTGACGCAGCGGCCGGCGCATCCGTACACCCGGCTGCTGATCGAGAGCGCGCCGGATCCCGACCGGCTGGACCGGGTCGGGGACGCGAGACCCGCGCCGGACGACGCGGGTGGGGGTGAACCGCCGAGCCTGATCGCGCCGCCGGCCGGGTGCCGGTTCAATCCGCGCTGTCCGTCGGCGTTGCCGAAGTGCTCCACCGACCTGCCGCCGCGGTTCGAGCTGCCGGTGGTGGACGGGAGCAAGGGCCACTGGGCCGCGTGCTGGCTCTACGAGGAAGGAGCGGCCCGGTGA